ACGGTTCTAAATTGAAGCCGCGTGTTCCAGCGCCTCATCCAGACGGTCATCGCCCCAATACAGCTCTGCTTCGACCAGAAAACTAGGCGTTCCGAACAGATCAAGGTCTTTAGCGCGGTTGGATTGCGCAAACAGCGCAGCCTTGATGTCCGGGTCCTGCACGCGGCCCAAGGTGTCAGTTGGCAAGCCTGCCGTTTCCAGACAATCCATCAGCACATTCTGATCCGAGATATCGCGCCCCATCCCAAACTCTGCGCTGTAGACCGCCCTGACAAAAGCGGCCCGCCCATTTTGACCTTCAATAGCCAGCGAGAGACGTGCTGCCGAAAGAGAATTCTGCGGAAAAGGATCAGGTCGTACTAATGGCAACCCCCGCGCCGCACACAGGCGTTCCATGTCACGCCACATGTACCGCCCCTTGGCAGGGTAGAGATTAAACGGAGACGTTTGCCATCCCTGAGCTGCAAAAATGGGACCAAGCAGAAAAGGGTGCCATTCGACCGAAACACCCTTGGCTTGCGCCGCGGCTTCGATTCGCATTGCGCTGAGATAGGAATAGGTCGAGGCGAATTCGAACCAGAACTGTATCGTCTTCGCCATCGTCGGTCCTCAGGTGATTTCTTCCAGCTTTTCTTTGCTTAGATCGCCGGGAACAATGGTGATCGGGATCGGAAGGCTGCCCGAGTTTTTTGTCAACTGAGTCACCAGCGGGCCTGGCCCCTTTTTGTCCGTGCCCGCCCCAAGTACAAGCACACCAATCTCGGGATCGGACTGAACATGTTCTATGATCTGTGGCACCGGATCGCCTTCGCGGATGGCCAGTTCCGGTTCCACATTCTGTTTGTCACGCATCCATTTTGCAAAAACCTCATAATGCGCATGGATACGTTCACGCGCTTCTTCGCGCATGGTTTCGGCGACTCCGATCCAGTGGTTGAACTCGTCTGGCGGGATCACCGACAGTATCGTCACTCCGCCACCGGTATGCGCGGCACGCATCGCGGCAAAGCGCATGGCGTTCAGGCATTCGCGGCTGTCATCCAGAACAACTAGAAACTTACGCATGGGTGTCCTCTTCAAGTTTCAGGGATCATGCCCCAGCGGTTGCGCTGTGGCAACTCGGACACGTTCAAAGTGACATGCTAGCGTTCGCTTGCAGCCCAATCCCAGTAAAGTCCACGGGCGCGGCGGGCAATAGGGCCAACTTGAAATTGCGTATCGTCCAGAGCTGTAACAGGTGTCACCTTGTTCATGTTGCCTGACATGAACACTTCGTCTGCCCCGTGAAAATCCTCGAAACTCAAAACCGTTTCGTGGACCGCAACACCGTCGTCGCGCAAGTTCTTGATATGTCGCGCGCGCGTGATCCCCGCCAGAAACGTGCCGTTGGGGGCCGGGGTGAAGACCTCACCATCTTTGACCATAAAGATGTTGGCCGTTGCGGTTTCAGCCACGTTCCCCATCGCGTCAGCGACCAGAGCGTTCGAGAACCCCTTTGACCGGGCCTCTTGCAACATGCGTGCGTTGTTGGGGTACAGGCAACCGGCCTTGGCGTTTACAACTGCACTTTCCAAAACAGGGCGGCGAAACCTTGTGGTTGTCAAAGTGACCGAGGCGGTGTCCGGTGCCATCGGGATCTCTTCCAGACAAATGGCAAAGCCCGTGCTGTTTTCCTGTGGGACAATGGCGGTCTGGTCGCCGTCGATCCCCCAATACATCGGCCGAATATAGACGGCGGTATCTGCGTCGTAGGATTGCAACCCTTCGCGCACCAACTCCACCATATGTTCAGCTGTTACAGTCGGGGTCAGCATCAAAGCTTCTGCAGATCGGTTTACCCGCGCACAATGCGCATGCAAGTCGGGTGCAAGGCTCTCGAAATATCGAGCGCCATCAAAGACAGAAGACCCCAACCAGGCCCCGTGATCGGCGGCGCGCATGATGGGTGCATCCCCTTCATGCCACTGGCCTTCGAAATATGTGCGGATATTCTTGCCTGTTGCCATGATGCCCTCCCAAGCTTTGGGCAAACCTAGGAGGGCGTCAGAAAAAGGTCCAGTGCAATCAGCGTGATGCTGACCCAACCATGCCTACGATTTCGTAGGTCTTTTGCAGGATCGGAGCAGCGATCTCACGCGCACGCTCGGCCCCGCGGGCCAGAATGCGATCAATTTCGCCCTGATCTGCCATCAAACGAGACATTTCGGTCGAGATCGGCGCCAGTTTCGCCACCGCCAGATCGGCAAGCATCGGTTTAAAGTCACCAAACTGCTTGCCGCCGACCTCGGCCAGAACCTGTTCGACACTTTGATCGTTCAGCGCCGCGTAGATATTGACCAGATTGCGCGCCTCGGGGCGATCCTCCAGCCCGTCAACATCCGACGGCAGCGCGTCCGGGTCGGTCTTGGCCTTACGGATTTTCTTGGCAATCGCGTCGGCATCATCGGTCAGGTTGATCCGGCTCATGTCCGACGGATCGGATTTTGACATCTTCTTGGACCCGTCCCGCAAGCTCATGACGCGTGTGGCCGCGCCTTCGATCACCGGCTCGGTGATTGGGAAGAAGTCGACGCCAAAGTCGTTGTTGAACTTGATGGCGATATCACGGGTCAACTCCAGATGCTGTTTCTGATCCTCACCGACCGGCACATGGGTCGCGTGATAGATCAGAATGTCAGCCGCCATCAGCGACGGGTAGGCAAAAAGCCCCAGCGAAGCGTTCTGCTGGTTCTTGCCTGCCTTGTCCTTCCACTGGGTCATCCGTTGCATCCACCCCATCCGGGCGACGCAGTTAAAGATCCAGCCCAGTTGTGCATGTTCGGGCACCTGGCTTTGGTTGAACAAAATCGACTGTTCGGGGTCGATGCCCGCCGCGATAAAACCTGCGCACAGTTCACGGGTGTTGTGGGACAGCGCTGCGGGGTCCTGCCATGTGGTGATCGCGTGCAGATCGACCATGCAATAGATGGTCTCGAAATCTGCACCCTGCATATCCACAAAGCGCTTCATTGCGCCCAGATAGTTGCCCAGGGTCAGCCCGCCCGAAGGCTGGATGCCGGAAAACACGCGCGGCGTGAACTGGGTCTCGGTCATCGAAGGGAACTCCCGTCTGGAAAAATCAGCCCCCGTCGCTTACCCATGAGGCACAGGGACGTCAACAGCCGCGAAAGGCCCGCCCAATGAGCAGTGAGCATTACACACCCGCCGTGAACCCTTTGCCGCCCGTTGTTGTGGCGCTGGTTCTGTTCATCATCGGCATTGAACTCGCTTTTACGCTGGGATCGCGCGGTTTGGTCGGAGGGCCAACAGCGGTCGGCTGGCGGCTGGACGCGATACAACACTATGCGTTTTCGGCGGATATCTTCGACTGGATGGTGCTGAACGGGCGCTGGCCGTTTGAACATGTGATCCGGTTCGTGACCTATCCGTTTGTCTCGGCCA
The genomic region above belongs to Ruegeria sp. HKCCD4315 and contains:
- a CDS encoding branched-chain amino acid aminotransferase; this translates as MATGKNIRTYFEGQWHEGDAPIMRAADHGAWLGSSVFDGARYFESLAPDLHAHCARVNRSAEALMLTPTVTAEHMVELVREGLQSYDADTAVYIRPMYWGIDGDQTAIVPQENSTGFAICLEEIPMAPDTASVTLTTTRFRRPVLESAVVNAKAGCLYPNNARMLQEARSKGFSNALVADAMGNVAETATANIFMVKDGEVFTPAPNGTFLAGITRARHIKNLRDDGVAVHETVLSFEDFHGADEVFMSGNMNKVTPVTALDDTQFQVGPIARRARGLYWDWAASER
- the trpS gene encoding tryptophan--tRNA ligase, giving the protein MTETQFTPRVFSGIQPSGGLTLGNYLGAMKRFVDMQGADFETIYCMVDLHAITTWQDPAALSHNTRELCAGFIAAGIDPEQSILFNQSQVPEHAQLGWIFNCVARMGWMQRMTQWKDKAGKNQQNASLGLFAYPSLMAADILIYHATHVPVGEDQKQHLELTRDIAIKFNNDFGVDFFPITEPVIEGAATRVMSLRDGSKKMSKSDPSDMSRINLTDDADAIAKKIRKAKTDPDALPSDVDGLEDRPEARNLVNIYAALNDQSVEQVLAEVGGKQFGDFKPMLADLAVAKLAPISTEMSRLMADQGEIDRILARGAERAREIAAPILQKTYEIVGMVGSASR
- a CDS encoding universal stress protein; translation: MRKFLVVLDDSRECLNAMRFAAMRAAHTGGGVTILSVIPPDEFNHWIGVAETMREEARERIHAHYEVFAKWMRDKQNVEPELAIREGDPVPQIIEHVQSDPEIGVLVLGAGTDKKGPGPLVTQLTKNSGSLPIPITIVPGDLSKEKLEEIT
- a CDS encoding 2-hydroxychromene-2-carboxylate isomerase; this encodes MAKTIQFWFEFASTYSYLSAMRIEAAAQAKGVSVEWHPFLLGPIFAAQGWQTSPFNLYPAKGRYMWRDMERLCAARGLPLVRPDPFPQNSLSAARLSLAIEGQNGRAAFVRAVYSAEFGMGRDISDQNVLMDCLETAGLPTDTLGRVQDPDIKAALFAQSNRAKDLDLFGTPSFLVEAELYWGDDRLDEALEHAASI